GAAATgacttttttatgtaaataggTTCTCCGAAAAACAAGATATATGTGTCTATTGTAAAGAGAAAGTGCAATTTGTTATGttagaacattttttatatttttctattacctGAAACTAATGTCTATGGAAAATCTATTTtgaagcaacaaatttagcCCAAGAATAGTACTTTTACAACTTTTCTTGGACAATACAATTCCGTTTCTGCAGATAAAGCTAACGACatccttgaaaaaaaatccgtAAGAAAGAATctgtttaagaaaaaaaaaatggatccGGAAAGATAAATGAATACAGCGTAATAAATCAATAGTTCTCGTGCAAGTAATGTTTGGTCCCTAATTAATGGCTACAGTTCGCCGTTCAACCTAACATCAAAGCCCTGGTTGACTTCCATACCGAGAATCAACCAAGTGCTTAGGTCATCGTTATTTGGAGGAGCGGTACGTTGTACAGGACGATTTGACGAACAATTTAATCTTACACTTGATTCATCACCACGACGGTTGTCGTTTGCATCGACGCATTGATTTTAAATGAGACCGAAATTTCGAGATGCTAAAGAATCCCGCAAGCCATGTCTTCTAAATACAACATAATTATCGTATCTAGAGtttacattatatgtatatttataaattcttaaattctactatcaaaaaataaattggattTTTGAATTGGATCAAGGTcgtatgcaaataatatatgattttacgCAAAATGTCTTGTAATTACATCGTTTTTTTCCGCTTTACGTATGACTTTtttaattgaacatttttttaacgtttctcATCGTTTTTAATgctttgtaaatatttttcagatctcttctaaattataaaataatgctttATATGAAGAAATgacttttttatgtaaataggTTCTCCGAAAAACAAGATATATGTGTCTATTGTAAAGAGAAAGTGCAATTCGTTATGttagaacattttttatatttttctattacctGAAACTAATGTCTATGGAAAATCTATTTtgaagcaacaaatttagcCCAAGAATAGTACTTTTACAACTTTTCTTGGACAATACAATTCCGTTTCTGCAGATAAAGCTAACGACatccttgaaaaaaaatccgtAAGAAAGAATctgtttaagaaaaaaaaaatggatccGGAAAGATAAATGAATACAGCGTAATAAATCAATAGTTCTCGTGCAAGTAATGTTTGGTCCCTAATTAATGGCTACAGTTCGCCGTTCAACCTAACATCAAAGCCCTGGTTGACTTCCGTACCGAGAATCAACCAAGTGCTTAGGTCATCGTTATTTGGAGGAGCGGTACGTTGTACAGGACGATTTGACGAACAATTTAATCTTACACTTGATTCATCACCACGACGGTTGTCGTTTGCATCGACGCATTGATTTTAAATGAGACCGAAATTTCGAGATGCTAAAGAATCCCGCAAGCCATGTCTTCTAAATACAACATAATTATCATATCTAGAGtttacattatatgtatatttataaattcttaaattctactatcaaaaaataaattggattTTTGAATTGGATCAAGGTcgtatgcaaataatatacgATTTTACGCAAAATGTCTTGTAATTACATCGTTTTTTTTCCACTTTacgtatgatttttttaattgaacatttttttagcgTTTCTCATCGTTTTTAATGccttgtaaatatttttcagatctcttctaaattataaaataatgctttATATGAAGAAATgacttttttatgtaaataggTTCTCCGAAAAACAAGATATATGTGTCTATTGCAAAGAGAAAGTGCAATTTGTTATGTtagaacattttttacatttttctattacctGAAACTAATGTCTATGGAAAATCTATTTTGAAGCAACGAATTTAGCCCAAGGATAGTACTTTTACAACTTTTCTTGGACAATACAGTTCCGTTTCTGCAGATAAAGTTAACGACATCCTTGGAGAAAATCCGTAAGGAAGGTCTGtccaagaaaaaaaaaaaaatggatccGGAAAGATAAATGAGTACAGCACACTTAAATCACTAGTTCTCGTGCAGGTAATGTTTGGTCCCTGATGGTTACAATTCGACGGTTCGCCGTTCAACCTTATACCATAGCCCTGGTACCATAGCCCTCGACTTCCGTACCGAGAATCAACTAAGTGCTTAGGTCATCGTTATTTGAAAGAGCGGTGCGTTGTACAGGACGATTTGACGAACGATTTAATCTTACACTTGATTCATCACAACGACGGTTGTCGTTTGCATCGAcgaattgattttaaatggGACCGGAATTTCGAGATGATAAAGAATCCCGCCATGTCCCCTAAATACAACATAATTATCGTATCTAGagtttacattatatatttataaattcttaaattctactatcaaaaaataaatttggacaGAAATAATGTTTTTCCATGTTTCCATGTCGATAttgatcaataataattttaaaagataaacagtaatcaatttttagttaaaaaatatataactttctCTTAAACACACATTTTGTTGTTGCTTCTTGGAAAGCAATGATCAAACGGAAGTTTGTTTAGGACAAAGTCTAGATTAGGCTTTGAAAGATTCGAAATTTGTTACTAATGGTAAAACGGAATCTTTTTACTAAtggttttacatttttctattacctGAAACTAATGTctatggaaaatttatttggtCAGTAGATTAGGCTTTGAAAAATTACCATAATGGTAAAAATCCTGATGGTGAACCATCAGTAAAAAGGTCTAAAATCCGCCAATCCTTCCTAGAATAGAAGCAAGAAAACAAAGTAAGAAAAATGGTATAAGGTAGTTCACCGTATCGAATtttgtgcgaaaaattccaCTTAGGGATTACAAACGAGCCTTTTCTACAAGACTTTTCTAAAATAACGTCAATAGAAACAGTTGAATGGTGTTGTCTACCTGGATATTTCTGTCGTCCCCGTACCCGGGGTTATTTCTGAAAAACCTTGGTCGAAAGGTTTTTGCATTCAAATCATACAATAGCAAATGATacgatatttttactttgacAAAACGAAAAAGCCGCtacatcaaatattataaatccgAGAAACGCCGTTCTAACACGGCATCCTTATCTGCAAATTTGATAACTGCATCCGGCCTTATCCTAGTGCAAATAAAGGGCGCGGGATGACTGGAACTACGAATGCATAACAGGAATATTAATGCGATTAGAGTGAAAACGTTGCGGGGAGTCTGGCAACGTTATATTCCAGATAAAGATTAGGGAAGAGTTGCGTGCCGctttaatttgtgaaaaaaatgtaatatttgctaTCGCTCAAAAATTTATGTCActctataatttttagataaaaccaaatataattattttaaatagaaatatcgatacttcaataaaatattgataaataaaattaaatgtataaatagttttttttttcataaaaggaaaacaaacaattttagattcgatcataaattttaataaatagtatGTGACATAACTTTATGTCAATAGTttcaattatacaattatattttaaaaaacttaatttatttaaaaaattatttaatcaactttttgagcggttttttaataaatattgtcctagaatatatgataatgattCACATATTTTAAAGTCTACATTTGATTGAGACGAGCAAGTTACTCTTCGTTTTCTGATATATCcttgatataaatatgatcGTGCTACATGCGATAAAACGCTACAAAATATCAGTTTGCGTTCAAGCatcactattatttattagaaattattggCAAAATCTGAAATTTGAAGCTCTCAGCGGCACGAAGAAACCATTAACCTTGACGTAAAGACGGCTAACCCGTCTTACGAGCAGGAGGAGGCATCGAATGCCGGAATTGTAGACGAAAGTGCGCTTCACGGCTCATCGCCTTCTCGTTTCTTAGATTACACGTTAGCCGAACGAGGTGTCCGTTCGATTAATACCAGAAACCACAACACTGTGTCTCGCTTGCATCATCACGTCGTAAACACATCGTTTACAACGCAATTATTAAcgcgtttaaataaataccGCGTTACGCACGAGAACCGTTCGTTTTTGCTTGTGATCTAaagattgttaatttatacttGCGTTGCCTTTAGATGTTGGGAGAGTTTATTCCTTCATCAGTAAACATGACGTATCCCCGTAGAGAGATAAGTAAGTGGAGAGATATATCAGCTCGGCGTATATATCAGATATATCTGAAACCCTAAATTAATAGTGTTGCGTGCGGTAGGTGTTATTAGGAACGTATAATTAGTGCGCGCATtgcggaaaaaataaaatcattggttatattcgaaatataaaagGATTAAAGTGCAGGAGTATAATGTAGGAATATAGCGTAAGAACATAGTCCAATAAGTATGAGAGAGTTGTGTTTTCGTGGCGATGATCGAGACCGTAGCGATCAACCAAAACACGACGTCAAAAGGCGTCCAGGCGTCGGCGGCCGTTGGCCGGCAagacgagcgagcgagagcaGCTCGCGTGAATCGGAGAGCAGAGAGTCGTTTACCACGGAACAGATTGGTCGTAATCATCAAGTTATACTATCTGGTGTTAATATATCTATCCtgacattttgttttttattctattttttttattaattgggAAACCCTCCATCAATTTCCCCtacaaaagagaaaataatcaaAGGGAAAAGGAAATTCTCTTCcggaaagaaaattttccagaaaaataactaattataagcattattaataattttgagatgtaacatttaatttgtGTGTTGACTGtgtaaagtgaaaaatttgtaacaataaaaataatagtttaaataaaactaaattaaactaaattaaataatagtttaaattacttttatattgctCGTTACATCTAGTTATATCTAGTCTGTAGTCAGTCTAGACTAGTTATATCCGCATGAAACTTGTTGATTCTGTACCGACAGTGAAAGTGTTAGAGTATTACTCATATTAATTTCAGAGCTATGCGCGCACATAGCGCtgctttcaaattttaattgcactttTCCGCtacaatgatatttttcttgctcGTGATATTGTTCTACTAAagctttcaattaaatttcaataaatttttaacacgaTTTAAATCTAGATATTGAAATCTAATCTAAATTTAACGCACGTCatacaaatttagaattaaaaaatatctaatccGAGTGAGTTACAGAGAGCCACGAATTTCTGCAACttccaactataaaatatctattgcgTCGTCGAAATCTCGTCGAAGTATCGTTTCTCCGAATCGCTCGTCTATTATTCACTCATTTTCGTTCGCAACAATCAACGATACATTGTTGCGCGCGATCACAGAATTGCTAGATTGTAGCTCCCGTCGAGGTCGAGAGAAGTTGCACGCGAGGTATTTCTTTCaggagagaggaaaaaaaaagacaaaaagaacGATGAGCTCGGTGCCTGAACGTGTAAATTATCTTAATGAACTGCGCGGTTCGACGCGCGGCCGTTTCTCTCAATGAAATCACTTTTTCGCCTCGGCTCGTAAGCGTCCGCGCTAAGCACGAGCCGGTGGGGCCCGAACAGGTAGATTACGAAGACCCTTCCTTCCCTttacctctctctctcttgaaaACTTCTTTATTTTGGGCAGACGGGTTGATCCTCAACCGCAATTTTCGGCTGTTCGCGATTCCGTTGAGTGTCCGAgctctctttccttctttctcgCACTTTGTTGCCTTGTCAGGCACCTCCCTTTGTTTCGGGATCTCTGCGGGAGCGAAATTTAAAAGTGTGAGCTTATCCCCGAGCTCGTAATACTTACAAAGTGcagttttcgtatttttagatttttaccTTGTGACGACTGTGGAGCGCCGATGTCAAGAAAAGGACAACGCCGCTTGTGCAAAGTCGCTGTGGCTCGGACACTGTAAGTAGTAAACCAATGTAAATAAGAATTCATCTCAAGGTTTACCAATATAAGATTCTCTGCGATGGTAGCAAAAAGCGATAAAGGCAATATGCAGTACAAGTTAGTAGCTTTCCGATCGCTTCAGAAAATTATCGAAgccaatataattttaaatgcaaagcTCAGATGACTGACATTAATTAACGGTATTGATATTAGCAAGGCAACACAATTAGCTGTAAGATATACAGAAGATTGAACTCGTGATGGAATTATATCGGCTACAACACTTGGAACGAATGCGTTTTGACCCATTTACGCGATATCACAGCTGAAGGTCTTTTATTAAAGACGTCGCGAAGACGCACAAAATTTGCATTCTcggtcgaaaaaaaaaaaaaaaaaatcaaacagcGTGAAGTTTATATAACCCTCCACCGGGTATGAATACGGACGCTTAACGAGCACGAACCACGTCGGCCGCCTCCGATCGCGGAACAATCAAAAACGATGATGAGAATTAAACTGGACATCTCTTTGCGGTCCACCGTCACCTGCCGCCGATGTTATTTTCAGCCTTGAAAACATGGCTCATAAAAAGATTCGCCTTGTTTTTATATCTCGTAAAAAAAGCAGAGGCAAGCTTTAAATAACcgcgataattaaaaaattctttttacatttttctttctaaaattGGCAAAGTGGTTGTTTTTaaccgatcgatcgatcgatctaCGAGCAGAAGAAAGCGGGCGTCGAATCATAGCGAAAAGATTTAGAATCGTGGTAGACCGCATGTAACACTTTTAACACGCCGACTCTCACGGCTGGCTTCACACTGACAAGAATTTCTTGCGCGTGCCGGTAATTTCGCTacctgataaaaaaaaaaaaacgtcgatTCTATACGCCGATCACGGATTACGCTCTTTTATATGTTCAGAGATTCGCCGCCGTCGGATGCTCACTTCGACGGTGGTTTTGCCGAACTTCGCTGGTCGCCCGCATTACACGCACAAGCGAACAAGAACAGTTTTGCGCGAATCCCCCGCGTGTAATGCTCTTCACGAGTCGCGAGGTTACGTTAGCGACGGTCGGGTTCCTTTGCTACTTTGACGGAACGGTCTCAATCCTTCTGCTCGGAGCGTCCCGGACCTACCGCGCGTTCTCTTTCAGCCTCGATTCTCCGATCGTGCtaacgtcaattttttttttttcttaacccCCATCAAGCCTAAAGTGAGATTTCAAAGTTGAGACTGTTGTTTTTCGCATTCAACGGGTTGGCAGGAGTTATGATAGGCTGGTTATAAAAACGGGTGATGTCATATATGATACCTGCGCGAATTAAGGAGGCTCGAGTTTAAAAGTAACACGTTATTGATAAGCCTcgagaaaattataaacaatagaaaatagagaaacttcgtaaattaaatttcaagcgTGCAATTAGATATCGAAGCATTGTTTTCCATTTACTTTCGAGCAGACTTTAATAAATACGATGAAGCCTGAGGCTTTATTAGCGAGACATTTTGGCAAAAGTTGTAAAACTgccacattaataaattaattgttttaaactttcgccgagaaattattaatattaaatttattgaaaaatttgccgATGCACTTTAGTCTTATTTGCTCTTTGACGTAACAAGaatgtaattttcataaatgacATTTATACACTAAGCTGCGTATTTATGAGCGGCTATTAACAAAGTTATGTTCTCTCACATTGGGGTTCGTTGACCTCATTAGAGCAGCCAAGagttaattactattattggCCAATGAATCATATAGCTCTGTTTAGAGCAGCAAGTTCGTTGTACTCGATGTAAAGTAACTAAAAACAGATGCTTATCTGTGTGCATAGCAGCGTTATATTTGTCGAACTAAATTCGAGTCTagtatatgttaattattgtttaatatgtGTAACGATAACGgcctttaattttatactcaCCCATCAACGTCTAGACTCCGCAAAGACATCTCGGCGTCGAACTTCCGGACAGGATTCTCCACTCTTATCGGGCGACGCCAACGAGCTAATGGCCCTGCCAATCAAATTCATAATGTGATTAGCGATATCGGCGATCGATGGCGCAGTCATTTCGAACCGCGACTCCGAGTTGCGACGTTGTCGttacttatttctttatcGCGAATTATTCTCTATTTGTACACCGGCTTGTCTTgtctcttttctttcctctAATAAAACGTAGGCACGTATTCCAGTATTTCTTTACGCGGCACTGTCTTTGCGAATGGCAGGTGCTCGCCACGTGCAGACAGTACATGATCACCGCCCTTTAACTTTAATAAGACAGCGCTTGTACCACGTAGTGCAGGCTCGTTTGAAGTAAGTATAAGCATCGCGATGGGGGCCGCAGTTGCAGCGCTGGGCACGCATAATCATTTACACAAGCTGCAGAAAGCggtacttttaattttaagatcgGCTTTACGACGATCCGAAGAGATCGTTTCAATACCGAGTAGTCGATTTCCGCGTACCCGAATATGTACCGTTAGAAACAATGAacataattatcatttaattattattatcaaaacaaaatgtaaatgtcAGAAAGTCTGAGAATTGGAGGAATttctgaattaaattattacaagtaTTACTTTTATGCGAAACGTTTAAGGATTTATCGATTAactcgttaattaattttgaagcatcaattttgaaattatttgtattcagTCTTAGTAATCTGGAATTCTAATGACAATTGTGGCGACTGCATCCATGAATCACACCGAACAAAAACTTTTGTGCAATACTTTCTTAAGAATAAAACTAACTGACTCATCGCGGAAAACGTTTGAAAGCATTtcattaatgaataaaagcaTATATGACGCTATAGGAATTTTGCTAAACGCATCGCGGTATTTCAGTTTCGAAACGCTTGAAATGAATTGCTTAACAGCTTCGAACAGCGAGGAGATTTATTTGGCCGGGCGATGGCGAGGTTGGCGCAAATTAGGAGTTCTCGGCAACGCTTAACGAATTCTAAGAAAGCGCGACGTGGGAAAAAAGAGACTGCTCAAAGGATCGAGACGAAGGCGCGTTCCAAGGGACGCCATCGTTTTCTTATcgttatgaataattaaaatcacacGGAATAGTAAATCATCGCCTGACCTGCTGGGACTCAATTCTCTAAAGAGGGCCGATACGTGGAAACCTTTTTCTCGCCCAAAAGAATATAGATGTAGAATATGAGACGCGTGGAATGCttagcaatatatttaatatatcgcGTTACTGATAAAGTAAAAAGATCAATTTGTCAAAATGATCGATCAATCGCTAAGAATTGTCAGTAATTTgactttctctttctcactcaTTATCGATAAGACTTTCGAAATTCGCGTGCGGTTATCGCGCAGATCGTGTCTCAGCAGCATGTAAGCAAAtgacttttattaatacacaatttcaattttgcgTCTCAATATCCACGAGCATCGCGCAATCTCTTATGTTCACGAAATCATGCGATCTCTATCTGAACAGCTGATACCGACCGATTAcacgataattaattttagaatacgGAAAGCTCGACTGATCTCGTTCGTCTCGCACGTGCAGTCGTTAGTGCAAAATTTCGTGAAGAAATGTAccttaataatcttttatcacAAGTATTAGCGTTCACATAAATATTCGATGAGTACAATATGAGTAATCATTCACGTAGGCATGTGTTTTCACACGATCAGCGACACACCGTCGTTATGTCGACACGATTGCAAAGGAAAAGGCCGCCCCTCGTGCGATtaatgaaaatgataatttacaGTTTCAGGAAATTAGTATACACATTAAGTGAGATAAAGTGCACCGGTCTGGCAAGGAGGGCGAGTAGAGTCGTAAGAAATTTGCGTTGTGCTGATACATGTGCCTACTGACACTTATGCACATATTACAGACTTAATCATTAAACGATTCTGTATGCTCGCATATATGTGCGCTTCCAGATAGAATAAAGCACAAATTAAAAAGACTCAATTAAAAGTTTGCTTGATATTTGATAACTTGTACTTTCGGGCtctatgattttttaatcattatcaACGTCATATTTGAGAGTATTctatctgtatatatatatatatatatatatatatataaacacgtcaacttatttcgaaataattaattttcaatatttgatgacgtataaatttatctctGTTGgcagatatattaataacaatgatTAAACAGTTGACTGCGTACAATAATGTTTagacaattttacatatttttccattttaatattttaaattcatagGAATATTTCTTGCTTTTTCTGATAATTCGATATAAGTTTTAATCGAAGTCTTCGGTTTCCGTATCGATTTTAAAAGGGATAATACGAAGAACTCTCTGCCAATCTAGATAACAAAAGATTTTCAACGCTTTCTGCCGCCTTCTTCGATGCTTTCGTTCTTAAAGGAGATAGATCCGTGCACGCGAGTGAAAGCTCCAGCGCTCTTACTGAACGCGCTAACACAAATTGGTAagttttaaatagaataacaCTTCTCGTGCGCACGTCTAGCTAGTTGTTGGTATGTCAGAATCTCAATTTCAGttcaatatacatttaatctCGGTTAATTGAAATTTGCGCTTATGCAAACCTGGCATAATTGTTCGTCCAAACACCACAAATGTATGCTTAAGGAGAAAGTTAAAATTCAAGGATCAATACAGACGCGTTAGATTCGCTGCGTGGGGGAAATTTGCGCGCGATTCGTATGTTTCTTCCATAGAGTGCGCAAACCCGACAAGTGTCATTACGGTATAAATATCGAACGATTAGGAATCGATGATAGAAATTGAGATTCaagatgaataaataaataaatatatccccaagtaaaattattcgaCGCGTGATATAAccttattgatataatttattgattcaATGTGTGATATAATTGATAAGAAATGTCAATATGAGACCGCGGATTAATATCGATTTTAAAGATTGTATCtgttattcaataaattgataTCCAAAAACTCCCGTCTGAATCACTCCATTGAGCCGAGAAATGTAGAGCAATCTCTTATCTTTTGTTAAACACTTTGCTCGTGATAAGCTGACGCCGCAATTGACTCAAGTTTAAATCACCTCTCTTGCACACGCCAGACATTAGAAGgttctttctttctcattaCGTAACGGCATGAGTATTATTTCGGGTAAATAGAGTCATCACTTCATTTACCTGCAACTGCGCTAAAAACACTTGTATTTCTCGCATAAACAGCAATCGTCGTTGGCAGTGCAGACACAGCTGTTTCATCCATTAATCATTTATAGATGCAGCgcataagagagagagagaaagagagagagaaagagagagacgccTACCAAGGCCAATAATAAGATCTCATAAAACAGCTtgctttaaaatatgaaaaaaaaatcttataaataagttaaaaaaatagttaattcGTTAATTAAGCAATTTAAAAACAGCTGGTTATTGTGTGAAAGTTACACAACCGTTTCAGAAAGGGTACAAACGTGAAGAAACGTTCAAATAcatgtaaaaagatttatcgTCGGTTACCGAGAAACCATTTCACTTTCTAAGGCTGTCACTTCCTACGCCACGTGCGATTCGGGAGGCTAATGCGAAAGGGCATATGCAAAATGTGGTATGCgttaattatcataatcatATGCAATGCTAATTGCACACCTGGATTTCCTCAAAAGCCGCGGCGCACACATTCGTATATGTgtgaaaatgttatttttcatttaattcacATTACGCGTATATGAACGACGAGTATGAATGCGAATTAAGTGGAAAGTAAAGTCATCATTCATATGCAAATGCCGCAACTCCTAAAGCGAATAACAGTGTCATTCGTGATATGAATTACGTGGCAGTCAGATGGTGCTGAGatgttatttttcgtaaaaacgccgcttattatttattcgttcTTATTAGGCCAGACTACTCCATCAATCAGGTCAAATTCTCGTTTACCGGGGTTGACCTTATCATCGGCGCGTCAGGATCCGTCGCGTCCCGGTGTCCTTCCTTCGACGAAAATCGAGTTTGTCTCCCGTTTCATCCTGGTAACGGCGCGCGCCCCTTGTCGCGTCTCTTCACACATCCGTTCCACGATCGGCGAAGacaagaagaaagagagagagagagagagagagagagagagagagagagaaagagagagatagagaaagtGCGCGCGAGAGGAGGTTTCTTGACCCTCAGCGCGTCCCGACGCGTTGCGGCGCGACGCGGCGCTCGACGCGACGCGGCCCGGCGTGCGACGCGCGGGAAGGGATCGAGGCGCGCGCGAAGGGCGTTTTCCCGCTCTGCGCCCGAAGCCGCTCGATGGGATCACCATGGAGACAGACGTCCCCATACCTTTATTCCCCGAGATATTTCCCCCATGAAGCTCTCAGCCCTGCTCCTTGCCGCCCGTGTTACTGCCGCTCTCGCAAAGCTCGCAAGGCTCGTGCCCCACCGTCCCGCACTTGCTCTCACCAGCCTGGGCCGAAGGTCGCTGGATTGAGCTAGGTCGCATTTGCGGGGGTGATTCCACCCCAGCGAGACGTGGATTTTCTTATAATGCGCGAGAGACTACGCCCGGCTCAACCGGCCGACGACAGCTCGCGCTTTGTTTCGGCAGTCTTCGAGACGGTATTCACTTCGCGTTTGTTTCGAGGATCGAAATGAAGATCTACTGCGTAAATGTATGACATGCCGCTAATGTACGTGTTTTTCGCTCTAATATTATGTACGATGTATTACTTTGATAGCAAAGAtcatttcaacaaaaattttttataaactacaTGTGTATTGcgtaaacattaatatttcaatagattaaCTCTGGTAAATTAAATGTCAGAAGTCTCAGTCTAAAGTATTTACGAAATAAATACTtcctatattcaataattccTATTAGTACATTACGATTCttcatatgtgagaacaatgtattaatacttttcgtacactttaagtatctcagtctgagatcggtgtacaatctaACTGTCTCATGTagactaattaatcaatttttttaagaaaaattaaaaatttcgcactaacatcctgcgacggctcttaaatgctcttctattatattacttgATTGTTATCACATGAGTTTTtccattatatgtatttacgaAAATTGAAGAGaagttaagaatattaacTGTGAAAACTAAGAAAAggcaaaataattaagaaatatacagtatat
Above is a genomic segment from Linepithema humile isolate Giens D197 chromosome 6, Lhum_UNIL_v1.0, whole genome shotgun sequence containing:
- the LOC105676895 gene encoding uncharacterized protein isoform X1; the protein is MEKCRIVPRIDRFTRGPLARWRRPIRVENPVRKFDAEMSLRSLDVDGVRATATLHKRRCPFLDIGAPQSSQEIPKQREVPDKATKCEKEGKRARTLNGIANSRKLRLRINPSAQNKEVFKRERDPYHLRHRIAE
- the LOC105676895 gene encoding uncharacterized protein isoform X2; this translates as MHWPLARWRRPIRVENPVRKFDAEMSLRSLDVDGVRATATLHKRRCPFLDIGAPQSSQEIPKQREVPDKATKCEKEGKRARTLNGIANSRKLRLRINPSAQNKEVFKRERDPYHLRHRIAE